In Ipomoea triloba cultivar NCNSP0323 chromosome 7, ASM357664v1, a single genomic region encodes these proteins:
- the LOC116025875 gene encoding dihydrolipoyllysine-residue acetyltransferase component 4 of pyruvate dehydrogenase complex, chloroplastic, whose protein sequence is MASLLQSQSPALSFSSSVSSAQPLRRLSSASFPTRMRRRSLPAIQSKIREIFMPALSSTMTEGKIVSWVKSEGDVLSKGEAVVVVESDKADMDVETFYDGILAAIVVNDGETAPVGAPIGLLAETEDEIAEAKAKAQSVGSGSSPPPTTDSPPPKVEAAAPPPPAAAPEGPRRIVATPYAKKIAKQHKIDINKVAGTGPFGRITAEDVEKAAGITPKKSSVAPLEAAAPAASSPAKTSPASYPEIPGSTVVPFTAMQSAVSKNMVDSLSVPTFRVGYPISTDALDALYAKVKAKGVTMTALLAKAAAMALAQHPVVNATCKDGKSFTYNSSINIAVAVSINGGLITPVLEDADKLDLYLLSQKWKELVDKARAKKLQPHEYTTGTFTLSNLGMFGVDRFDAILPPGQGAIMAVGASKPTVVTDADGFFSVKNRMLVNVTADHRIIYGADLAAFLQTFSKIVENPDSLTM, encoded by the exons ATGGCGTCGCTCCTTCAATCCCAATCCCCAGCtctctcattctcttcctcCGTCTCCTCTGCTCAGCCCCTCCGCCGCCTCAGTTCCGCCTCGTTCCCTACCAGAATGCGGCGCCGCAGCCTCCCCGCTATCCAATCGAAGATCCGCGAGATCTTCATGCCGGCGCTTAGCTCCACCATGACCGAGGGCAAGATCGTCTCGTGGGTGAAGTCCGAGGGCGATGTGCTCTCCAAAGGCGAGGCGGTTGTGGTGGTTGAGTCGGATAAAGCGGATATGGATGTGGAGACCTTTTATGATGGCATTTTGGCGGCTATTGTTGTTAACGACGGCGAGACGGCTCCCGTCGGCGCGCCGATCGGGCTTTTAGCCGAGACTGAAGACGAAATCGCTGAGGCCAAAGCTAAAGCCCAATCCGTTGGTTCCGGCTCATCGCCTCCGCCTACTACTGATTCTCCCCCTCCTAAAGTTGAAGCTGCTGCTCCTCCGCCGCCTGCGGCGGCTCCGGAGGGGCCGAGGAGGATAGTTGCGACACCGTATGCGAAGAAGATTGCAAAACAACACAAAATTGACATCAATAAAGTGGCCGGGACTGGGCCTTTCGGGAGAATTACGGCGGAGGATGTAGAGAAAGCTGCCGGAATTACGCCTAAGAAGAGCAGCGTTGCGCCTCTTGAGGCCGCCGCTCCTGCTGCTTCGTCCCCTGCTAAAACTTCCCCAGCAAGCTATCCTGAGATTCCAGGCTCAACAGTCGTCCCTTTCACCGCAATGCAATCTGCGGTTTCCAAGAACATGGTAGATAGCCTCTCTGTACCCACTTTTCGTGTTGGGTATCCCATTTCTACTGACGCCCTTGATGCTCTCTATGCCAAG GTTAAGGCAAAGGGAGTCACTATGACCGCACTGTTAGCCAAAGCTGCAGCAATGGCATTGGCTCAGCATCCAGTTGTGAATGCAACTTGCAAGGACGGGAAGAGTTTTACTTACAATAGCAGCATAAATATTGCTGTTGCAGTGTCTATTAATGGCGGATTGATAACCCCTGTACTTGAGGATGCTGACAAG TTGGACCTGTATTTGTTGTCTCAAAAGTGGAAGGAACTGGTAGATAAGGCTCGGGCTAAAAAACTTCAACCACACGAGTATACTACAG GGACTTTCACATTATCAAACCTGGGAATGTTTGGTGTGGATAGATTTGATGCTATTCTTCCTCCAGGCCAG GGAGCTATTATGGCCGTTGGAGCATCAAAACCTACTGTTGTTACTGATGCTGACGGATTCTTTAGCGTCAAAAACAGGATGCTG GTAAATGTCACAGCTGATCACCGAATCATCTATGGTGCTGACTTGGCTGCCTTCCTTCAAACATTTTCGAAGATTGTTGAGAACCCTGACAGTTTGACAATGTAG